The proteins below are encoded in one region of Scylla paramamosain isolate STU-SP2022 chromosome 8, ASM3559412v1, whole genome shotgun sequence:
- the LOC135102638 gene encoding uncharacterized protein LOC135102638 codes for MASEPTSPTTPSSPTDDSEATKEWLETILEGYHKSLVPDADPDVELGEWSVKPANDEREGYLSEQLALGVTYTAAGRPYHAHLLAKLLPQDPFNRAFVIESLFDLREIKFYQEIKPAVEAVERKYLTEEDLESSWTPDLYFAKHKEAAESILVLDDMCQHGYKVPELTDGMTSAQTRAALVTLANFHAATVALQLKEGKNLQEEFPYLLSVDQAVESFNCLVERGLPLLLKFLESRKDQAQVREGLTRYSGPRAAQVLREVLAPSDKLNTLVHCDFWCNNLLFKEVEDAAARCCIIDWQMVMYGRPAIDVALLLTTSLEPAERRKHGSELLTAYWDAFMARLSKFGIESKALKYTKQDLEGDFRAAQAMAALVVVGSVDIALGTPGREERVLNLLADLLEQGVL; via the exons ATGGCGTCTGAGCCCACCAGTCCCACTACGCCCTCCTCTCCGACTGATGACTCGGAGGCGACCAAGGAGTGGCTGGAGACGATCCTGGAGGGCTACCACAAGTCCCTAGTGCCTGACGCGGACCCCGACGTGGAG CTCGGGGAGTGGAGCGTGAAGCCAGCCAATGATGAGCGGGAGGGGTACCTGTCAGAGCAGCTTGCCCTGGGTGTCACCTACACAGCTGCCGGCCGCCCCTACCACGCCCACCTCCTGGCCAAGCTGCTCCCACAAGATCCCTTCAACCGAGCTTTCGTCATTGAGTCACTCTTCGACCTCCGGGAGATTAAGTTCTACCAGGAG ATCAAACCAGCAGTGGAGGCAGTGGAGCGCAAGTACCTAACAGAGGAGGACCTGGAGAGCAGCTGGACCCCAGACCTGTACTTTGCCAAGCACAAGGAGGCTGCCGAATCCATCCTGGTGCTGGACGACATGTGCCAGCACGGCTACAAGGTGCCGGAGCTGACTGATGGCATGACGTCTGCACAGACGCGTGCTGCTCTGGTGACATTGGCCAACTTCCATGCTGCCACAGTGGCCCTGCAGCTCAAGGAAGGCAAGAACCTGCAGGAGGAGTTCCCTTACCTACTGTCAGTGGACCAGGCTGTGGAGTCCTTCAACTGTCTGGTGGAGCGTGGGTTGCCTCTCCTTCTCAAATTCCTGGAGTCCCGCAAGGACCAGGCACAGGTGCGGGAGGGCTTGACTCGCTACTCCGGCCCACGGGCGGCCCAGGTGCTGCGGGAGGTGCTGGCCCCCTCAGACAAGCTCAACACGCTGGTGCACTGCGACTTCTGGTGCAACAACCTGCTCTTCAAAGAGGTGGAGGACGCTGCTGCCCGCTGCTGTATCATTGACTGGCAGATGGTGATGTATGGGCGGCCAGCCATCGATGTGGCCCTGCTCCTCACCACCTCCCTGGAGCCAGCTGAGAGGCGGAAGCATGGCTCGGAGCTGCTGACTGCCTACTGGGATGCCTTCATGGCCCGGCTGTCCAAGTTTGGCATTGAGAGTAAGGCACTCAAGTACACCAAGCAGGACCTGGAGGGAGACTTCCGGGCAGCACAAGCCATGGCGGCACTAGTGGTGGTGGGCAGCGTGGACATCGCCCTCGGCACCCCAGGCAGGGAGGAGCGAGTGCTCAACCTGCTGGCAGATCTCCTGGAGCAGGGTGTATTATGA
- the LOC135102637 gene encoding uncharacterized protein LOC135102637 yields the protein MGSQGRGGGGCVASYHPGSKHTHHSQSPLPPSDVRTTMVQLACSCLNIRLHVQESPESLVAGIPNLSPSERQHPFFLKGACPVTLGLGGITEGQRFLVRRCRVGGWTVLECLNCHLLTHAIRGIGGDVAASTLLISDANKIQMLQKCDGYSPVFNLVLPSALDSQSPPPLSPTEFPGDRSPETDAALSDIQQQMTRFLKKAQSQVEANIQSYTKQQQAALQALTYRARQDRQTVMRLISNMQANLHSQAEDDMLGTFDMDGARRRQSDPFSAHSRMGLGEADDGLDDDVPGLQEESEGEIPPLVSLQVRGNSQPLTMNHAQGITAGVRNMCLSSSVTVPRAKHHDSHQVAQSLDVEGLFDMEGMTDSGMMVGQLHRCSEDEDDTDDSISGEGMHIPGGRDSMRDLAKSVPVNVPMWAAARAKPMPEPRVVERPSDINQMGASIKALARSVHTTSVDLFGDLPRPRQPL from the exons ATGGGGAGTCAAGgccgtggtggcggtggttgtgttGCGTCTTATCATCCTGGGAGCAAACACACTCATCACTCTCAgtcaccacttcctccttcagaCGTGAG AACGACGATGGTGCAGTTAGCATGCAGTTGTTTAAATATCCGTCTGCATGTGCAGGAGTCTCCTGAATCCCTTGTGGCCGGAATTCCCAACCTCAGCCCTTCAGAGCGACAACACCCCTTCTTCCTCAAG GGAGCTTGTCCTGTCACCCTAGGCCTGGGTGGCATAACTGAGGGACAGAGGTTCCTGGTGCGGCGCTGCAGGGTGGGTGGCTGGACCGTCCTCGAGTGCCTCAACTGCCACCTCCTGACGCATGCCATACGGGGCATTGGTGGAGATGTAGCCGCCAGCACTCTGCTTATT AGTGATGCCAACAAGATCCAGATGCTACAGAAGTGTGATGGTTACTCTCCCGTGTTCAACCTAGTGTTACCCTCAGCCCTGGACAGCcagtctccaccaccactctcccCTACAGAGTTCCCTGGTGACAGATCTCCAGAGACTGATGCAGCTCTCAGTGACATTCAGCAGCAG ATGACAAGGTTCCTCAAGAAAGCTCAGTCACAAGTGGAAGCCAACATCCAGTCTTACAccaagcagcagcaggcagctcTCCAGGCCCTGACCTACCGTGCACGCCAAGACCGGCAGACTGTTATGAGACTCATCTCGAACATGCAG GCCAACTTGCATTCACAAGCCGAGGACGACATGCTTGGCACCTTTGACATGGACGgagcgaggaggaggcagagtgaTCCCTTCAGTGCTCACTCCAGGATGGGCTTGGGTGAGGCTGATGATGGCCTGGATGATGATGTCCCAGGCCtgcaggaagagagtgagggagagattcCTCCACTGGTCAGCCTGCAGGTCCGAGGCAACTCCCAGCCACTCACCATGAACCATGCACAGGGCATCACG GCTGGTGTGCGTAACATGTGCCTCTCATCATCTGTGACAGTGCCAAGGGCCAAACATCACGACAGCCACCAGGTGGCTCAGTCTCTGGATGTGGAAG GTCTCTTTGATATGGAGGGCATGACGGACAGCGGCATGATGGTTGGCCAGCTGCACCGCTGCTCTGAAGATGAGGATGACACAGATG ACTCCATCAGTGGCGAGGGCATGCACATCCCCGGAGGTCGTGACTCCATGAGAGACCTGGCCAAGTCAGTGCCAGTGAATGTGCCCATGTGGGCGGCAGCTCGCGCCAAACCCATGCCAGAGCCACGTGTAGTAGAG AGGCCGAGTGACATCAACCAGATGGGCGCCTCCATCAAGGCTCTGGCCCGCAGTGTTCACACAACCTCCGTCGACTTGTTTGGTGACCTCCCTCGGCCCAGACAGCCTCTTTAG